The nucleotide sequence ccccaacagtactcaaacagcagtacttattgtcaagggataCAGCCACGGGGGTACTCTCTggaacctgactcttccccttcctcctaactgtgacccacctgaagaagaaggaatataatagtttaaatttattattaaagcactgatacaaccctgagattcattctcagttgcagtagaacaaagaaattgaatagaatcagtggaaaactacacacaaagactgtcaAGCAAATAATAGGAGAGGCCAGAGcaccatggaaggaagggaagaaggaggggttccggcggaaggtgatgggcaggtgtggagaagtgaaggggtggAAGGGGAAACTAGAATGAGGAACAGAAATAAAGAGAAGCgatagaaattaccagaagtttgagaaactgaTGCTCATGCCATCTGGCTGGAAAGTACACAAACTGAATTtgagctcctccaacctgagtttgcctCCTCGTTgcatggactgatatgtcagaatggCAATGGGAAGTCAAACTGAAATAgggaagaaataaaaagtaggGCCTCCTCATGAGCTCTATGATAGTCTGTGATGTCATGGGCAACTTTTAACCATCCTTTTCATGCCCCATTTCCCAATCCTTTGACTACGTTCAGTACAATTACTCCAGCAGTCTCAGACTTGCACATATGGACTTGCTGGGCAGGTACACAGACAGGGAAAATTTAAAGGAATTTTGCCAAATAGAACTAGCTCGGATGGGCAtcgtggtcagcatggaccacttgggccgaaaggcctttttctgtgctatatgactATATGACTCTAATTGGCAAGTTGTAGACCCTATGTTGATATGACAGTCAGAATTCCAGCACCTGAACTACTTGTATGTCTTTAATTATGATAACACAATTTAGATCTGGCAGCATTGTTCCCTTGGCTTGCCCTTTTCTGAACCAGCCCCAGGGTAGAAGTGCTCAAAATATTTTTCTTCCACGTACATAGTACAATTCTAAGTTATATCACTGCAGCACACGTCATAGTAATTTCTATTCTAAAATCACTACTCAACAAGCTCCTCCACATCAACAGAGAACTGCACTGCCCCCTAACTGAGattgaagaatttctttagctaaagtgtggtgaatctgtggaattcattgccacagataccTGAGGAAGTCAAGTAATTGTGTATATTTTAAATAGAGTTTGAaagattcttgatcagtaagggtatgaaaaggaaaaggcaggagaataagttTGAGGGGGAAAATAATTGTTCTTATTGTATGTGTGAATAGGCACAGGGGCAGATGActggagcaacacaaaatgctggaggaactcagtgtgtaaggcagcatccatgatggaaatcaacccttcattgggactgcaAAGAAAGAGAGATTTATAAAAAGGTGGTTGGACAGGGAGTGAAGCAAAAGCTGCTGGGTGATAGGTAGATAgaacctttgacaaacttctatagatgtgcagggAAGAGTATCCTACActgttgtatcacagcctggtatggttaCCAGAAACACCAGTCCATCACAGCagagccctccccactattgagcacagttacatggagtgctgccacaagaaagcaggatCCATCACGAAAGATCAACTCCATCCAGATCTTGCCCTCTTCTTgccactaccatcaggcaggaggtgcatGTGCCTTCGGTCTCACACCtccatgttcaggaacaattattacctacaatcatctggctcttgaacgcatggagaacttcactcaccacaactctgaactaattccacaacctacacactcacttttatgaaaacacaaaaatacaacggCAGATGctcagttcttccagcgttgtgtacatattctcACTCACTTTTATGGACTTTCTACAAATtatattttcaatattatttatatttgcacagtttgtctccttttgctcattgattgtcagtctttgtttatgtgtagtttttcataaattctattcatttcatttttcaatctttttattgattttcaaatacaaaagtatacaaatcagaggagttcAGCAagcagataatataaaagacatataaacagcaataataaaaacagaaagtatataatgtcaaaatcaaataggtaaaatattatgctgttatatatacaatggtaaaaaaaaactacaactcctcatagcaatcataaaaaaaatagGAAATTATATTGATAAAAGAAAAAAACCATACTAACTAACTTgagacaaaaaaaagagaaagaaaaaaagaaagtaagaaaaagaaagattgggcagttcaattgaggataaaattttaaaaaaagagaagaaacatccttccagtcatctccgaaccttcatggataaggattttccccaaagagaatgaagaaaataaataaataaaaattaagtaaatCATGTAAAAATATTGAATAAACGGTTActagacttgttcaaaattaaaggatgcatcaaatgtccggcttctaatcttctccaagcttagacatgacgtaatggaggagagccaatagaaaacagtaggtgggttagattctctccagtgtagcaaaatagctctcctagccagtaaagttgaaaaagctatcacatgttgggcggaagcagacactttgcttgtttcctctggaataatcccaaaaattggattaggttgaacatccacatctataactttagataatattccaaacacatccctccaaaaattgctTAAACtcacacatgaccaaaacatatgagttagagtagccacttctgtgttacatctgtcacaaatagggcttatattaggaaaaatatgtgccaatttatctttgggcatatgggccctgtgtactatcttaaactgaattaaaatatggCGTGCACAGATAgttgaattattgactaaataataaattttactccattgattatctgaaagtgaatgttgaggTTCTACTTCCCAGctgcgttgaaccctatcattaggcggcatgcgagcattcattaactgtttataaatgatagctattaatcgtttttgaaaaggtttaaacagaaaaatagcataagccaaatttaaagagcaggctgaggggtaattcggtaaaaaatcacgtaaaaaattcctaacctatcTGAAAAAATGCATATTGgggatatcatatttatccattaactgtgaaaaagacattaaacagtcttgtaaaaacaaatctaaaaaagcttcccttaattttccatgttaagaAAGCCTTGTCCAAAGTtgctggtttaaaaaagaaattagaataaatattactagaaagtagaaaatcatttaattccaaaaaactatgaaattgaaaccaaatttttaaagtatgtttaactataaggttgagagcttgtctacctattctatTCTGCCTggagagcctccaacctgatgacatgaacatgaaTTTCTCAAATTCTGTTAATGATCCCCCTTTTGTTACTATTCCCAATTCATATTTCTTTTCCACACCCTATCTCCTTACCTCTGGtgtttctcctccttccctttcatccctggtcttctgtcctctcctatcagaatcccacATTTCCAGcctttgtctctttcaccaattaactccTCCCCCTTCCCAGTTTGGACTAGCACCTTCCAACATGtacatcttcctcccctccctccaccttcttatgcCAACTTCTCCTCTTCACCAGTCTTggaccgaaatgttgactgtagaatggggttgagaaggataatatgtcggccatgatggaatggaggagaagATTTGAtaagcagaatggcctaattctgcttctatatattATGGTCTCACCAGAGTCATCAGGAGAACTTGCAACGTCCACACATAGCGCACCAGGGGTCAGTATTGACTGGGCTGTCGGGCAGGAGAGTTGTCGGGCAGTGGAATGACTTACAAATCAGTAATAGATCTGCACATCCCATATAACCAACAAATTAAAACAGGCATTAGAATTAGGTTGAAAATGTTTTATTGATCATTTATAAATTTACACAAATCATTGCAATTTATACTGTTATCATGAAAACCTCAGTCAGCGTTCACTTCATTCCCAATAATCGACACATTCTTTTAAAGCAGTCTGCAAGTACCCATGGCTATTACATATTCAGATCAGTTATTCAGCATCATAGAAATGTAGAACTGTAGACAATTATACCATGGATTTGACAGAGGCACATTAGAAATCTCATTTTAGAGAAAATCGTAAACATTGAGTGAGTGAATATTAAAAAGTATAAATGATTGAAAGCAAATGAAAATTCATCACAGCAGGCCAGGATTAACTGAATAATCATCACAAAGGGTTAAAAGCTTCATTTACTCTGAGCCAGAGTGAGGGCTTCTGAACACAGATCTCTTCAGTGTAAAGACAATAATCTTTTGATCTGACGATTGTAAATTGCAACTTGTTACTGGAATAAACAGGAACCTcctctctttttttttcaaaacttCAAGGTAAGGGAACTAGTAATGGGCAATGCCACCCCCTTAACACCTAATCCAGCACCCTTGAATAAGTACCAATCTGCcccatttaaaataaaaacagcaaacaAAAACCACAAAGAACAGATAAACTTTATGCAAATACTGCTGTTATTATGGACAGCTGAATGTAAAATGAAGGAATATGAGTCTTTTGAAGGAGTTACACTGCTCTATTGGAATCCCACAAACCAGACAAGAACCATGATGGAGATAGCCAGTACGGATAGTTGAGCGGCCGTGGCACCGTTGCAGTTATTGAAATCACAACATTTGGGCTGTAATTTTAACTCTACACCAGCATATGTGTTAGTGATTGTTTTCCCACACAGTTCCTTGTCTACGCATCCAGAGACGAAGGTAGTTACTGTACCTGAAGAGACAAAGGAAATGGATGAGAGGTCTGGGTTTCAGTGATGGAATTATGGGAgggcatgggggtgggggggggggaatagggaAGTAGCAGAAAGAAGGTGATTGTAGGCTCTCTTAGCATGGAGATCACattaaattcaatttcccaaagaATCCTCAGTTCCAGTTAGACACCGATAGTGTCCACATTAAGAAGGCCATCCCCAGGAGGTTATTCTTGGTTCTGTTTTGTGCACTTAGGACACAGAAGGAAGCCCATTAAATGTATGCCAGCTCTACAGAGCAATGCTGTTCCCACTCTCTTCATTCACCCATAACTTGTTCTTGTTcagtgaaaatgaatctcagtataaTATGTGGTGACAGATGCTCTTTGTTAATATTTTTACTTAAAATTCGTACACTCCCCTAAGATTCGATAGACACCAAAAGGGATCTTGTCAGCCAGTTAACCCACTGGCCCTTTCCTGTGGAAGGAAAGGAGAGTACcctcagacacagggagaatgtgtaaaaCCCAAGCTGGATAGTAGTAGAGGTCACCATCGAACCCAGGTGGCAGGAGCAGAAACTGCAGTACTACCTGCAGTCCAAACCCATGTTGAACAAACACTGAAATATCATTACTGTCCGTAGAGGACAAGCAACATGTTAGAAACCTGTAATACCTTTCCTCATTGGTTTCAAAGAAGAGCAATGAATTGGGGATGtttgactccatcacactgagccccATTACAAGAAGAGCAAGGAACCAATAAGCTGAACTAAACTAGTATTTCAATACCCAACTCCTTCTGCCTATACAACATTCACATTGCTCCATTATCTGCAGGTACACATGCCCACCCGAGAACTCATAACTCAGGAAGCTGATGGTATCCCATAGGTCCTGTACAAGGACCTCTGTATTGGTGATGAAGATAAGTGACCTGAATGAAAATGGAGTTGGGTGGGTTATTCAGTGTGCAGACAATGcagagattggtggtgttgtggatagcgtagaagactggcaaagaatacagtgggtACAGATAAATtgcagatatggacagagaaaaggcagatggagtttaaccctgcCAAATGAGAAGAATTGCACCTTGGGAGGtcacatttggcccattgagattacaacaggaaaagaCCTTTCATCCAATAATGTCTGTGTTAGATATGATGCTGAATtaaagtaaatctcttctgcctgtaaaTGATCAACTTCCCTCTATGACCGTGTCTAACTTCCTCAAACACCACGATGGTGTCTGCTTCCATGACCACCCCTCAAAGCCCACTCCTCTCTTTCACAAAACTTGCACCACACTTTTCTTTTCAACTTCATCCACCCTTCCCcgccacattaaaatgtatgctcCCCGGTATGAGACATTTTAACATGGTGATCAAAATAAGATGCCACTGTCTATTCCTGTGCCTCTGTGCCTCTGTGCCTCTTgtgtcagatctccccttagcctctTGTGTGCAGAGAAGACAATACAAATGTGTCCAATCTTTCCGTATAGcattctctaatcctggcagcatcctgtgaacctcttctgcacaaaacagctgacatggaaAGAAGTGGGAGAAAAATGGGTGTACTATAAACTTCATGTCATGGGGGAGCAGAGACGGGGCAGAACAGCTTGCAGCTGAGGTCAGGGAAGTAGTTCCTGGTATTGCAGAGAGAAAACTATCCACTAGGATCCATGAACATCAACCGGCTGTAAAGCAACATGAGTAGCTCTCCCTAGTTGCTCCCCATGAAGATCGAGAGAGGCACAAATTCAACTGGGCATCAGTGGAAGTCACCGCATCAGCAAATGTGACAtgcaagagaattcctagaagcGTGGTTTTCCGTGAACAATTCTGTCAACAAACTGGCCAATCTTGATCCAATTTATGAGCTATTGCGGGAAAAATTACAGACAACTACGCACAAAGTTTCTCACTCAACCAATCAGCAAGGCAATTTCCTCCCCACATCGAGTTTCCAAAAAGGTGACCAACTTCAGCTGATTGATTGGTATCTAAAGGCCAAGTATTTGAAGGACACACCACAATTAACAGAGCACTGATgttgtctcctcatatggtgatGAAACACTTGCAAGTACATTCCCAAGACCAGAGATCAACTCAACCAAACCATCAAACACCTGAACTACATgttttccaaattatttccaaCCCTTCCAGAACGGTCTGGATTTGCTACATGGTCTTCTCCACCTCCCAATTCTGAAAAAAAACTGTCTTTGACAAGCAGCTTACCTGCACTAATATTTGCAGAGTAACACAGCTGATTACTTTTGCAGGTTTCCTTCGAACACAGAGATTGACTGATGGCACATTGGAAACACTCCAAGGCAGTACCTACAGCATCAAGAAAACTAAAAAATTAAAAATCCAATACAGATTCAATTTTCATAATGTAAAGTACACAATGCTGATTTTCCTGCACCATAAGTTTTTATCAATCTTTATAACCATCagcactgccctcaaccacatctcttccatttcatgcacgtctgctcttaccccatcctcccaggGATAcgatttctcttgtcctcaccctcTACCCCACCAGACTCAGtgtccaacacataattctcaaaaacttccaccacctccaactggaacccaccaccaaacacatcattCCCTTTCCCGCCCACCCataccctctttctgctttccatagggattgctccctatgcaatcccttgtccatttgtctttCCCCatagatctccctcctggcatctcctccttcactaccattcagggccccg is from Hypanus sabinus isolate sHypSab1 chromosome 5, sHypSab1.hap1, whole genome shotgun sequence and encodes:
- the LOC132394589 gene encoding sperm acrosome membrane-associated protein 4-like, producing the protein MKFLFLIVLLAYFVVPSTALECFQCAISQSLCSKETCKSNQLCYSANISAGTVTTFVSGCVDKELCGKTITNTYAGVELKLQPKCCDFNNCNGATAAQLSVLAISIMVLVWFVGFQ